The following proteins come from a genomic window of Prionailurus viverrinus isolate Anna chromosome D1, UM_Priviv_1.0, whole genome shotgun sequence:
- the LOC125146648 gene encoding olfactory receptor 51Q1-like gives MPEVTNTTQGSFYFILTGIPGFEASHIWISIPFCCLYTVSIMGNTTILTVICKEPSLHQPMYLFLSMLALTDLGLTLTTLPTVMQLLWFNVHEISFEACFAQFFFLHGFAFMESSVLLAMSFDRYVAICRPLHYASTLTGEVIGKIGLAIICRCVLAVLPSLFLLKRLPFCRSHLLSHSYCLHQDMIRLVCADIRVNSWYGFALGLLIIVMDALLIVLSYTLILKSILGTASWTERFRALNNCLSHVLAVLVLYVPMVGVSMTHRFAKHASPLVHVIMANIYLLAPPVMNPIIYSVKTKQIRQGIFNLLFQRKVY, from the coding sequence ATGCCTGAAGTGACTAATACCACACAAGGCTCCTTCTATTTCATCCTCACCGGCATCCCTGGATTTGAGGCCTCCCACATCTGGATCTCCATCCCCTTCTGCTGCCTCTACACCGTCTCCATCATGGGTAACACCACCATTCTCACAGTCATCTGCAAGGAGCCATCCCTCCACCAGCCCATGTACCTATTTCTCTCCATGCTGGCCTTGACCGACCTGGGCCTCACCCTCACCACCCTGCCCACAGTCATGCAGCTCCTCTGGTTCAACGTTCATGAGATCAGCTTTGAAGCATGTTTTGCCCAGTTCTTCTTCCTCCATGGATTCGCCTTCATGGAATCTTCTGTGTTGTTGGCCATGTCCTTTgatcgctatgtggccatctgccgCCCCCTGCATTATGCCTCCACCCTCACCGGTGAAGTCATTGGCAAGATCGGCTTAGCCATCATTTGCCGCTGCGTCCTGGctgttctcccttccctcttcctacTCAAGCGCCTGCCCTTCTGCCgctcccaccttctctctcacTCCTATTGCCTCCACCAGGATATGATCCGCCTCGTCTGTGCTGACATCCGGGTCAATAGCTGGTATGGATTTGCTCTTGGTTTGCTCATTATTGTGATGGACGCTTTGCTCATTGTGCTCTCCTACACACTCATTCTGAAGAGTATCTTGGGCACAGCCTCCTGGACTGAGCGGTTCCGGGCCCTCAATAACTGTCTATCCCACGTGCTGGCTGTTCTGGTCCTTTATGTTCCCATGGTTGGAGTATCCATGACTCATCGATTTGCCAAGCATGCCTCTCCGCTGGTCCACGTTATCATGGCCAATATCTACCTGTTGGCACCGCCTGTGATGAACCCCATCATTTACAGTGTCAAGACTAAGCAGATCCGCCAGGGAATCTTCAATCTACTCTTCCAGAGGAAAGTGTACTAA